A single region of the Stenotrophomonas sp. Marseille-Q4652 genome encodes:
- a CDS encoding zinc-binding dehydrogenase: MGGFYGYTHTAGGYDGGQAEYVRVPFADVGPTVIPDDIHIEDAVLLTDAFPTGYQAAEMGSIREGDTVVVFGAGPVGLFAAKSAWFFGAGRVIVVDCEDYRLEFAQKFAHAETVNFREVDDMATHLKKMTDWMGADVCIDAVGCDATGSTFHGVTGKILMLQAGSPIALHWAINSVRKGGRISIVGVYGPTFNMIPIGNAVNKGLTLRMNQASVKRHLPRLIEHIRAGHISPREIITHRIPLEDVADAYDIFVNKRDNCIKPVLIPPSARNDS; this comes from the coding sequence ATGGGCGGCTTCTACGGTTACACCCATACCGCCGGCGGCTACGACGGTGGCCAGGCCGAGTACGTGCGCGTGCCCTTCGCCGACGTCGGCCCGACCGTGATCCCGGATGACATCCACATCGAGGACGCGGTGCTGCTGACCGATGCCTTTCCCACCGGCTACCAGGCCGCGGAGATGGGGAGCATCCGCGAGGGCGACACCGTGGTGGTGTTCGGTGCCGGTCCGGTGGGCCTGTTCGCGGCCAAGAGCGCGTGGTTCTTCGGTGCCGGCCGGGTGATCGTGGTCGATTGCGAGGACTACCGCCTGGAGTTCGCGCAGAAGTTCGCGCACGCCGAAACCGTCAACTTCCGCGAGGTCGATGACATGGCCACGCACCTGAAGAAGATGACCGACTGGATGGGCGCGGATGTGTGCATCGACGCGGTGGGCTGCGATGCCACTGGCAGCACCTTCCACGGGGTGACCGGCAAGATCCTGATGCTGCAGGCCGGCTCGCCGATTGCACTGCACTGGGCGATCAACAGCGTGCGCAAGGGCGGACGCATCTCGATCGTCGGCGTCTACGGGCCGACCTTCAACATGATTCCGATCGGCAATGCGGTGAACAAGGGCCTGACCCTGCGCATGAACCAGGCCAGCGTGAAGCGCCACCTGCCTCGCCTGATCGAGCACATCCGCGCCGGCCACATCTCCCCGCGCGAGATCATCACGCACCGCATTCCGCTTGAAGACGTGGCCGACGCCTACGACATCTTCGTCAACAAGCGCGACAACTGCATCAAGCCGGTACTGATCCCGCCGTCGGCGAGGAACGACAGCTGA
- a CDS encoding alcohol dehydrogenase catalytic domain-containing protein: protein MLATSYRRPRTMRIEHVAEPEIEHPNDAIVRVTRSCICGSDIHIYNGLVPDTRVGSIIGHEFCGVVEEVGPSVQNLKVGDRVLVPFNIFCGSCEFCQKELYGTATTSIRRPARWAASTVTPIPPAATTVARPSTCACPSPTSARP from the coding sequence ATGCTGGCCACCAGCTATCGCCGACCGCGCACGATGCGGATCGAACACGTCGCAGAGCCCGAAATCGAGCATCCCAATGACGCCATCGTCCGCGTCACCCGTTCCTGCATCTGCGGCTCGGACATCCACATCTACAACGGACTGGTGCCGGACACGCGCGTGGGTTCGATCATCGGCCACGAGTTTTGCGGCGTGGTCGAGGAAGTCGGCCCCTCGGTGCAGAACCTCAAGGTCGGTGACCGCGTGCTGGTGCCGTTCAACATCTTCTGCGGCAGTTGCGAGTTCTGCCAGAAGGAGCTCTACGGCACTGCCACAACGTCAATTCGCAGGCCAGCGCGATGGGCGGCTTCTACGGTTACACCCATACCGCCGGCGGCTACGACGGTGGCCAGGCCGAGTACGTGCGCGTGCCCTTCGCCGACGTCGGCCCGACCGTGA
- a CDS encoding DUF3228 family protein, with translation MPIVMTEFARPRLFPRTPRPNTIQDVTADQFVAHLNANAPYRVLDGYAPFCKLHVFENWTSTRCLTVPITDDNRHLLRSSYEARNKAELPVLVRWFEGVVPPVAKYLVVILYSAEQLAREGSPIDADWGVVGCIYTMEPEEVPMAPITMMRNALGVEEGGSGVAIDRDAYLRAVEFWEHNANWR, from the coding sequence ATGCCGATCGTGATGACCGAGTTCGCCCGTCCCCGTCTGTTCCCGCGCACGCCGCGGCCGAACACGATCCAGGACGTGACGGCCGATCAGTTCGTCGCCCACCTCAACGCCAATGCGCCATACAGGGTGCTCGACGGCTATGCGCCGTTCTGCAAGCTCCACGTCTTTGAAAACTGGACCAGTACGCGCTGCCTGACCGTGCCGATCACCGACGACAACCGCCATCTGCTGCGCAGCAGCTATGAAGCACGCAACAAAGCCGAGCTGCCGGTGCTGGTACGTTGGTTCGAGGGCGTAGTGCCGCCGGTGGCCAAGTACCTGGTGGTGATCCTGTACAGCGCCGAGCAGCTGGCCAGGGAAGGTTCACCGATCGACGCCGACTGGGGCGTGGTCGGCTGCATCTACACGATGGAGCCGGAAGAGGTGCCGATGGCGCCGATCACGATGATGCGCAATGCGCTCGGCGTGGAGGAGGGCGGCTCGGGTGTTGCGATCGACCGCGACGCGTACCTGCGCGCAGTCGAGTTCTGGGAGCACAACGCCAATTGGCGTTGA
- the metF gene encoding methylenetetrahydrofolate reductase [NAD(P)H], with translation MTALSFEFYPPKTDEQRAQLDRTTARLKAYDPEYVSCTFGAGGSTLSYTSETVRHLKQHHGVEAVPHLSCVGGTQQEIRELLKLYRAIGVKRIIALRGDMPSGMGFPGEMRYASELIAFIRAEHGDAFRIEVGAYPETHPQAEDALADLRHFKAKIDAGANAAITQYFYNPDAYFHFVDAVRKLGVEVPIIPGIMPIANFSQLRRFSEQCGAEIPRWIARRMQAYGDDAESVKSFGADVVAGLCERLLAGGAPSLHFYTLNLARPTTAVLQRLGHR, from the coding sequence ATGACTGCCCTGAGCTTTGAGTTCTACCCGCCCAAGACCGACGAACAGCGCGCCCAGCTGGACCGGACCACGGCGCGACTCAAGGCCTATGACCCGGAATACGTGTCGTGCACCTTTGGCGCGGGCGGCTCGACGCTGAGCTACACCTCCGAAACCGTGCGTCATCTCAAGCAGCACCATGGCGTGGAGGCGGTGCCGCACCTGTCCTGCGTCGGCGGCACCCAGCAGGAGATCCGCGAGCTGCTCAAGCTGTACCGCGCAATCGGGGTAAAGCGCATCATCGCCCTTCGCGGCGACATGCCCTCCGGCATGGGTTTCCCCGGCGAGATGCGCTATGCCTCCGAGCTGATCGCCTTCATCCGCGCCGAGCATGGCGATGCCTTCCGCATCGAGGTCGGCGCCTATCCCGAGACCCATCCCCAGGCCGAGGACGCGCTGGCTGACCTGCGCCACTTCAAGGCCAAGATCGATGCCGGCGCCAATGCTGCCATCACCCAGTACTTCTACAACCCCGACGCCTACTTCCACTTCGTCGACGCGGTGCGCAAGCTCGGGGTGGAGGTGCCGATCATTCCCGGGATCATGCCGATCGCCAATTTCAGCCAGCTGCGGCGCTTCTCCGAGCAGTGCGGGGCCGAGATCCCGCGCTGGATCGCCCGCAGGATGCAGGCCTACGGCGATGATGCCGAATCGGTGAAGTCCTTCGGCGCGGACGTGGTCGCCGGCCTGTGCGAACGCCTGCTCGCCGGCGGTGCGCCCTCGCTGCACTTCTACACGCTCAACCTCGCCAGACCGACCACGGCCGTGCTGCAACGCCTGGGACATCGCTGA
- a CDS encoding DUF4124 domain-containing protein, protein MLLRFRPVLCLLLLASAAPAAAQRIHRCTDADGATVYSDRSCEALGAVNRLPSAPPAGAAGLYRDGCTRRLSDLVWQIRTAVDARDVNQLSGIYLWNGLSDAAASRVLDRLEAIVQRPLVDIAPVYAEAAPVAPVADPLPPAVGDHFPAGETVPAPTARRRPIGLRLEQVMANGSTPSRTVLGLRRQYNCFWISL, encoded by the coding sequence ATGCTGCTTCGTTTCCGGCCTGTCCTCTGCCTCCTGCTGCTTGCCAGCGCCGCTCCGGCGGCTGCGCAGCGCATCCACCGCTGCACCGACGCCGACGGCGCCACCGTCTACAGCGACCGTAGTTGCGAGGCACTGGGCGCGGTCAACCGCCTGCCCAGCGCCCCTCCCGCCGGCGCGGCCGGTCTGTACCGCGATGGCTGCACGCGCCGGCTCAGTGACCTGGTGTGGCAGATCCGCACGGCGGTCGACGCGCGCGACGTCAACCAGCTGTCCGGCATCTACCTGTGGAATGGCCTCTCCGATGCCGCCGCCAGCCGTGTCCTCGACCGGCTCGAGGCGATCGTGCAGCGACCGCTGGTCGACATCGCCCCGGTCTATGCCGAGGCTGCACCGGTGGCGCCGGTCGCCGATCCACTGCCGCCGGCAGTGGGCGACCACTTCCCCGCAGGCGAAACCGTGCCCGCGCCGACGGCGCGACGGCGCCCGATCGGGCTGCGGCTGGAGCAGGTCATGGCCAACGGCAGCACGCCTTCGCGCACCGTGCTCGGCCTGCGCCGACAGTACAACTGTTTCTGGATCAGCCTCTAG
- a CDS encoding Nudix family hydrolase translates to MTASLRSIHVVAGVITDARGRLLLNRRAGDRDMVGLWEFPGGKREPGETSEQALVRELREELGIEAEVGEWLMEVPQLYPDKRLRLEVRRIRSWNGKARGREGQAITWVAPEKLPRYSMPPADVPVVAMLRQPDRYLVTPEPVDEQAWLDGIGQSLAAGVSRIQLRTPAHARRSELARAATEQYARRAELLVNRDIALARELGVGVHLGSEQLASLEKRPLPVSVPVGASCHDLAQLQAAQKLGCDFAVLGPVQATASHPSAKPLGWQGFERLREQVSLPLYAIGGMDAGQVAEARRHGAQGVAAIRSLWPA, encoded by the coding sequence ATGACCGCTTCCCTCCGCTCCATCCACGTCGTCGCCGGGGTCATCACCGATGCCCGCGGCCGCCTCCTTCTCAACCGCCGTGCCGGCGACCGTGACATGGTCGGCCTGTGGGAATTTCCCGGCGGCAAGCGCGAGCCGGGTGAGACCTCCGAACAGGCGCTGGTGCGCGAGCTGCGCGAGGAGCTGGGGATCGAGGCCGAGGTCGGCGAATGGCTGATGGAAGTGCCGCAGTTGTACCCGGACAAGCGCCTGCGCCTGGAGGTGCGGCGCATCCGTAGCTGGAACGGCAAGGCGCGTGGCCGCGAAGGCCAGGCCATCACCTGGGTGGCCCCGGAGAAACTGCCACGCTATTCGATGCCGCCGGCCGACGTGCCGGTGGTGGCGATGCTGCGCCAGCCCGACCGGTACCTGGTCACGCCCGAGCCGGTTGACGAACAGGCCTGGCTGGACGGGATTGGCCAGTCGCTGGCTGCCGGCGTGTCGCGGATCCAGCTGCGCACACCGGCCCATGCACGCCGCAGCGAGCTGGCCCGCGCCGCCACCGAGCAGTACGCACGCCGTGCCGAGCTGCTGGTCAACCGTGACATCGCGCTGGCCCGCGAACTGGGCGTGGGCGTGCACCTGGGCAGCGAGCAGCTGGCCTCGCTGGAAAAGCGTCCACTGCCGGTGAGCGTCCCGGTGGGCGCGTCCTGCCACGATCTGGCGCAGCTGCAGGCCGCGCAGAAGCTGGGCTGTGACTTCGCCGTGCTTGGCCCGGTGCAGGCCACGGCCAGCCATCCGAGTGCGAAGCCGCTGGGCTGGCAAGGATTCGAGCGCCTGCGCGAGCAGGTGTCGCTGCCGCTGTACGCGATCGGCGGAATGGATGCCGGCCAGGTGGCCGAGGCGCGCCGTCACGGCGCGCAGGGCGTGGCCGCGATCCGCTCGCTGTGGCCGGCCTGA
- the secA gene encoding preprotein translocase subunit SecA: protein MINSLLTRVFGSSNDRQLRQLNRIVARINALEPDIEKLSDDELKARTPEFRKRIADGETLDKILPEAFAVCREASRRVLGMRHYDVQLIGGMVLHLGKIAEMRTGEGKTLVATLPVYLNALEGKGVHVVTVNDYLARRDAAQMGKLYNWLGLSVGVVYPGMPHGDKREAYNADITYGTNNEFGFDYLRDNMALSKADRHQRGLHYAIVDEVDSILIDEARTPLIISGPADDSPELYIRVNRVVPRLVRQETEDGEGDFWVDEKGKQVHLSEAGMEHAEELLVEAGILSGETGGLYAAQNLTVVHHLNAALRAHALYQRDVDYIVRDGEVVIVDEFTGRTLAGRRWSDGLHQAVEAKEGVPVQRENQTLASITFQNLFRMYKKLSGMTGTADTEAFEFQSIYGLEVVVIPTNKPTIRKDWPDQVFLNRAGKFNAVLADIQECNKRGQPVLVGTTSIETSEMLSEHLRKAGVAHEVLNAKQHDREAQIVANAGMPGAVTIATNMAGRGTDIVLGGSLEAELAALGEDASEDQRFKVRTEWQRRHEAVKEAGGLHIIGTERHESRRIDNQLRGRSGRQGDPGSSRFYLSLEDNLMRIFASDWVQKAMRMMGMKEDDVVEDRLVSRQIEKAQRKVEAHNFDIRKNLLDFDDVNNDQRKVIYAQRDELLEAESVKENVDGIRADVIYDVVARFVPPNSIDDQWDLPGLEATLASEFGVDMAVTELVKQHEELDAEGIAEKVVARVDEHFAQKEAGVGEETMRALEKHVMLTVLDQSWKEHLARMDYLRQGIYLRGYAQKQPKQEYKKEAFQLFSEMLEHVKREVVTLLSRVRIRSEEEVAALEAAERQQAEARLRMSQFQHQDTGGYSADEEAGQVEAARAAQAAASEGPKVGRNDPCPCGSGKKYKHCHGQLT from the coding sequence ATGATCAACAGCCTGCTTACCCGCGTCTTCGGCAGTAGCAACGACCGCCAGCTGCGCCAGCTCAACCGCATCGTCGCCAGGATCAACGCCCTGGAGCCGGACATCGAGAAGCTCTCTGACGACGAGCTGAAGGCAAGGACCCCGGAGTTCCGCAAGCGCATCGCCGACGGCGAGACCCTGGACAAGATCCTGCCCGAAGCATTCGCGGTGTGCCGCGAGGCGTCCAGGCGCGTGCTGGGCATGCGCCACTATGACGTGCAGCTGATCGGCGGCATGGTGCTGCACCTGGGCAAGATCGCCGAGATGCGCACCGGTGAAGGCAAGACCCTGGTGGCGACCCTGCCGGTGTACCTCAACGCGCTGGAAGGCAAGGGCGTGCACGTGGTCACCGTCAACGACTACCTGGCCCGCCGCGACGCCGCGCAGATGGGCAAGCTGTACAACTGGCTGGGCCTGAGCGTGGGCGTGGTCTACCCGGGCATGCCGCACGGCGACAAGCGCGAGGCCTACAACGCCGACATCACCTACGGCACCAACAACGAGTTCGGCTTCGACTACCTGCGCGACAACATGGCGCTGAGCAAGGCCGACCGCCACCAGCGTGGCCTGCATTACGCGATCGTCGACGAGGTCGACTCGATCCTGATCGACGAGGCCCGCACGCCGCTGATCATTTCCGGCCCGGCCGATGATTCCCCGGAGCTGTACATCCGCGTCAACCGCGTGGTCCCGCGCCTGGTCCGCCAGGAGACCGAGGACGGCGAGGGTGACTTCTGGGTCGACGAGAAGGGCAAGCAGGTGCACCTGTCCGAGGCGGGCATGGAGCACGCCGAGGAGCTGCTGGTCGAGGCCGGCATCCTGTCCGGCGAGACCGGTGGCCTGTACGCGGCGCAGAACCTGACCGTGGTCCATCACCTCAATGCCGCGCTGCGTGCGCACGCGCTGTACCAGCGCGACGTGGACTACATCGTCCGCGACGGCGAGGTGGTGATCGTGGATGAATTCACCGGCCGTACCCTGGCCGGCCGCCGCTGGTCCGACGGCCTGCACCAGGCGGTGGAGGCCAAGGAGGGCGTGCCGGTCCAGCGCGAGAACCAGACGCTGGCCAGCATCACCTTCCAGAACCTGTTCCGCATGTACAAGAAGCTGTCCGGCATGACCGGTACGGCGGATACCGAAGCGTTCGAGTTCCAGAGCATCTACGGCCTGGAAGTGGTGGTTATCCCGACCAACAAGCCAACCATCCGCAAGGACTGGCCGGACCAGGTGTTCCTCAACCGCGCCGGCAAGTTCAACGCGGTGCTGGCCGACATCCAGGAGTGCAACAAGCGCGGCCAGCCGGTGCTGGTTGGCACGACCTCGATCGAGACCTCGGAGATGCTGTCCGAGCACCTGCGCAAGGCCGGTGTCGCCCACGAGGTGCTCAACGCCAAGCAGCATGACCGCGAGGCCCAGATCGTCGCCAACGCCGGCATGCCGGGCGCGGTGACCATCGCCACCAACATGGCCGGCCGCGGTACCGACATCGTGCTCGGCGGCTCGCTGGAGGCCGAGCTGGCCGCACTGGGCGAGGACGCCAGCGAGGACCAGCGCTTCAAGGTGCGCACCGAATGGCAGCGTCGCCACGAGGCGGTCAAGGAGGCCGGTGGCCTGCACATCATCGGTACCGAGCGCCACGAGAGCCGCCGTATCGACAACCAGCTGCGTGGCCGTTCCGGCCGCCAGGGTGATCCGGGTTCGTCCCGCTTCTACCTGTCGCTGGAAGACAACCTGATGCGCATCTTCGCCTCCGACTGGGTGCAGAAGGCGATGCGCATGATGGGCATGAAGGAAGACGATGTCGTCGAGGACCGCCTGGTCAGCCGCCAGATCGAGAAGGCGCAGCGCAAGGTCGAGGCCCACAACTTCGACATCCGCAAGAACCTGCTGGACTTCGACGACGTCAACAACGACCAGCGCAAGGTGATCTACGCCCAGCGCGACGAGCTGCTGGAAGCCGAGTCGGTCAAGGAGAATGTCGACGGCATCCGCGCCGACGTGATCTACGACGTGGTCGCCCGCTTCGTGCCACCGAACTCGATCGATGACCAGTGGGACCTGCCGGGCCTGGAAGCCACGCTGGCCTCCGAGTTCGGCGTGGACATGGCGGTGACCGAGCTGGTCAAGCAGCACGAGGAACTGGACGCCGAGGGCATCGCCGAGAAGGTCGTCGCCCGCGTCGACGAGCACTTCGCGCAGAAGGAAGCCGGGGTCGGCGAGGAGACCATGCGTGCGCTGGAGAAGCACGTGATGCTGACCGTGCTCGACCAGAGCTGGAAGGAACACCTGGCACGCATGGATTACCTGCGCCAGGGCATCTACCTGCGCGGCTACGCTCAGAAGCAGCCCAAGCAGGAGTACAAGAAGGAAGCCTTCCAGCTGTTCTCCGAGATGCTGGAGCACGTCAAGCGCGAAGTGGTGACCCTGCTGTCGCGCGTGCGCATCCGCAGCGAGGAGGAAGTGGCCGCGCTGGAAGCCGCCGAACGCCAGCAGGCCGAGGCACGCCTGCGCATGTCGCAGTTCCAGCACCAGGACACCGGCGGTTACAGCGCCGACGAGGAAGCCGGGCAGGTGGAGGCTGCGCGCGCCGCCCAGGCCGCCGCCAGCGAGGGCCCGAAGGTCGGACGCAACGACCCGTGCCCCTGCGGCAGCGGCAAGAAGTACAAGCACTGCCACGGCCAGCTGACCTGA
- a CDS encoding M23 family metallopeptidase, which translates to MTLRKIVIKTREGQAKTPVARVRRFFEDRPQALLGAMLGLGCLMGFGASAAVGMVGDSALHAKVEQQELDLQKVRQQAQTEVNALAARLGELQAQATRLNALGERLTQMGQLEDGEFDFNETPGLGEGASGPTQDIPVGEVNSELQMLEQRFAASGRQLSVMESLLFDHKLEQNAVPSRMPIRNSYVTSGFGTRTDPFGRGRGNHKGMDFHAKVGDPVMSVADGVVSYSGVKGGYGNVVEVDHGNGYRTLYAHNSRLTVKVGDLVRAGQEVAKAGSTGRSTGAHVHFEVFQNGQVVNPRKFLGNGSKAPVGRSGRA; encoded by the coding sequence ATGACATTGAGAAAGATCGTAATCAAAACCCGTGAAGGGCAGGCAAAGACGCCGGTTGCGCGTGTACGCCGCTTCTTCGAGGACCGTCCGCAGGCGCTGCTCGGCGCCATGCTGGGGCTGGGGTGCCTGATGGGGTTCGGCGCCAGTGCAGCGGTAGGCATGGTGGGTGATTCGGCCCTCCACGCCAAGGTCGAACAACAGGAACTTGATTTGCAGAAAGTGCGCCAGCAGGCGCAGACCGAGGTCAACGCCCTGGCTGCGCGGCTGGGCGAACTGCAGGCCCAGGCCACCCGCCTCAATGCGCTGGGTGAGCGCCTGACGCAGATGGGCCAGCTGGAAGACGGCGAGTTCGACTTCAACGAGACCCCCGGCCTCGGTGAAGGCGCCAGCGGCCCGACCCAGGACATCCCGGTCGGCGAGGTCAACAGCGAATTACAGATGCTGGAGCAGCGCTTTGCTGCTTCCGGTCGCCAGCTGTCGGTGATGGAGTCGCTGCTGTTCGACCACAAGCTGGAGCAGAACGCCGTGCCCTCGCGCATGCCGATCCGCAACAGCTACGTCACCTCCGGCTTCGGTACCCGCACCGACCCGTTCGGCCGCGGCCGCGGCAACCACAAGGGCATGGACTTCCATGCCAAGGTCGGCGACCCGGTGATGTCGGTGGCCGATGGCGTGGTCAGCTACTCCGGGGTCAAGGGCGGTTACGGCAACGTGGTCGAGGTCGACCACGGCAATGGCTACCGGACCCTGTACGCGCACAATTCGCGCCTGACCGTGAAGGTCGGCGACCTGGTGCGTGCCGGGCAGGAAGTGGCCAAGGCCGGTTCGACCGGTCGCTCCACCGGCGCGCACGTGCACTTCGAGGTGTTCCAGAACGGGCAGGTGGTCAACCCGCGCAAGTTCCTGGGCAATGGCAGCAAGGCCCCGGTGGGCCGCAGCGGACGCGCCTGA
- a CDS encoding DciA family protein gives MSEPKSSVRSPSAPKQALEAVMADKAGNPLRRALWLDALDRQLRPHLPSALAGRCRLANVDGEHLVFLVESPVWHARLRLAEHGLLDAARSIGLKVTKVTIKTASAPLHSPAQDEQRRTKAVSAATHKGLRDALACLEDV, from the coding sequence ATGTCTGAGCCGAAATCCAGTGTTCGTTCGCCTTCCGCGCCAAAGCAGGCGCTGGAAGCCGTCATGGCGGACAAGGCTGGCAACCCGCTGCGTCGTGCGCTGTGGCTCGATGCGTTGGATCGGCAGCTACGCCCCCATCTACCGTCCGCGCTGGCCGGTCGTTGCCGGCTGGCCAATGTGGATGGCGAACACCTCGTTTTCCTCGTCGAATCGCCGGTCTGGCACGCCAGACTGAGGCTGGCCGAACACGGCTTGCTCGACGCGGCCCGCTCCATCGGGCTGAAGGTCACCAAGGTGACCATCAAGACTGCATCTGCGCCCCTGCACTCCCCAGCGCAGGACGAACAGCGCAGAACGAAAGCAGTATCGGCAGCCACGCACAAAGGCCTGCGTGACGCCCTGGCCTGCCTCGAGGATGTCTGA
- the lpxC gene encoding UDP-3-O-acyl-N-acetylglucosamine deacetylase, with amino-acid sequence MIQQRTLKNTIRATGVGLHSGDKVYMTLRPAPVNQGIVFRRVDLDPVVEVPARAELVTEVTLCTGLTCDNAKIQTVEHLMSALAGLGVDNCIVELSSAELPIMDGSSGPFVFLLQSAGIVEQDAPKRFIRILRTVEVTDGDKVARFTPYEGYKLGFTIQFDHPMIPARQSRAEIEFSTAAYTKEISRARTFGFMRDLEYMRERNLGLGGSMDNAIVLDEFRVLNDDGLRYADEFVRHKILDAIGDLYLAGGQVLGAYEGFKSGHALNNKLVRALLADETAWEWATYESPAGPDPVIYGAPAHA; translated from the coding sequence ATGATCCAGCAACGCACCCTCAAGAACACGATCCGCGCCACCGGCGTTGGCCTGCACAGTGGCGACAAGGTCTACATGACCCTGCGTCCGGCACCGGTCAACCAGGGCATCGTGTTCCGCCGCGTCGACCTGGACCCGGTGGTGGAAGTGCCGGCCAGGGCCGAGCTGGTCACCGAGGTCACCCTGTGCACCGGGCTGACCTGCGACAACGCCAAGATCCAGACCGTCGAGCACCTGATGTCCGCGCTGGCCGGGCTGGGCGTGGACAACTGCATCGTGGAACTGTCCTCGGCCGAACTGCCGATCATGGACGGTTCCTCGGGTCCGTTCGTGTTCCTGCTGCAGTCGGCGGGCATCGTCGAGCAGGACGCGCCCAAGCGTTTCATCCGCATCCTCAGGACGGTCGAGGTGACCGACGGCGACAAGGTCGCCCGCTTCACCCCGTACGAGGGCTACAAGCTGGGCTTCACCATCCAGTTCGACCACCCGATGATCCCGGCACGCCAGTCGCGCGCGGAGATCGAGTTCTCGACCGCGGCCTATACCAAGGAAATCTCCCGCGCACGCACCTTCGGCTTCATGCGCGACCTGGAGTACATGCGCGAGCGCAACCTGGGCCTGGGCGGTTCGATGGACAACGCCATCGTGCTGGACGAGTTCCGCGTGCTCAACGACGACGGCCTGCGTTACGCCGACGAGTTCGTGCGCCACAAGATCCTGGACGCCATCGGCGACCTCTATCTGGCCGGCGGCCAAGTGCTGGGTGCGTATGAAGGCTTCAAGTCCGGGCACGCCCTCAACAACAAGCTCGTGCGGGCCCTGCTGGCCGACGAAACGGCCTGGGAATGGGCGACCTACGAGTCTCCGGCGGGTCCGGATCCGGTTATTTACGGCGCTCCGGCGCACGCCTGA
- the ftsZ gene encoding cell division protein FtsZ: protein MAHFELIEKMAPNAVIKVVGVGGGGGNAVAHMVNTSVDGVEFITANTDSQAIKNCGAKLQLQLGTNVTKGLGAGANPEVGRQAALEDRERIMDALQGADMVFITAGMGGGTGTGAAPVVAQLAKEMGILTVAVVTKPFPFEGRRRMQVALKGIEELSQHVDSLITIPNEKLITVLGRNATMVQAFRAANDVLQGAVQGIADLIVRPGLINVDFADVRTVMSEMGLAMMGTGTARGDDRAQAAAEAAIQNPLLDDVNLAGANGILVNITAGADFTMAEFDEIGRTIDGFASEDATVVVGTVLDPDMQDEVRVTVVATGLNRAAAKTAQRPGERAPIKLVRNATTGQAEFGDYDNGADAVSKAVGNMGMGLRRPSADTAAASTPAPAAAELPSDYLDIPAFLRRQAD, encoded by the coding sequence ATGGCGCACTTTGAACTGATCGAAAAGATGGCACCCAACGCGGTGATCAAGGTTGTGGGCGTGGGCGGCGGCGGCGGCAACGCCGTGGCGCACATGGTCAACACCAGCGTGGACGGCGTGGAATTCATCACTGCCAATACCGACTCGCAGGCCATCAAGAATTGTGGCGCCAAGCTGCAGCTGCAGCTGGGCACCAATGTCACCAAGGGCCTGGGCGCAGGCGCCAACCCGGAAGTCGGCCGCCAGGCCGCGCTGGAAGACCGCGAACGCATCATGGACGCGCTGCAGGGTGCGGACATGGTGTTCATCACCGCCGGCATGGGCGGTGGCACCGGCACTGGCGCTGCCCCGGTCGTGGCCCAGCTGGCCAAGGAAATGGGCATCCTGACCGTGGCCGTGGTGACCAAGCCGTTCCCGTTCGAGGGCCGTCGCCGCATGCAGGTCGCGCTCAAGGGCATCGAGGAACTGAGCCAGCACGTCGACTCGCTGATCACCATTCCCAACGAGAAGCTGATCACCGTGCTCGGCCGCAACGCCACCATGGTGCAGGCCTTCCGTGCCGCCAACGACGTGCTGCAGGGTGCGGTGCAGGGCATCGCCGACCTGATCGTGCGTCCGGGCCTGATCAACGTCGACTTTGCCGACGTGCGCACCGTCATGTCCGAAATGGGCCTGGCGATGATGGGCACCGGCACCGCCCGTGGCGATGACCGCGCCCAGGCCGCCGCCGAGGCCGCCATCCAGAACCCGCTGCTGGACGACGTGAACCTGGCCGGTGCCAACGGCATCCTGGTCAACATCACCGCCGGCGCCGACTTCACCATGGCCGAGTTCGACGAGATCGGCCGCACCATCGATGGCTTCGCCTCGGAAGACGCCACCGTCGTGGTCGGCACCGTGCTCGACCCGGACATGCAGGACGAAGTGCGCGTGACCGTGGTGGCCACCGGCCTGAACCGCGCCGCCGCCAAGACCGCGCAGCGTCCGGGCGAGCGTGCCCCGATCAAGCTGGTGCGCAACGCCACCACCGGCCAGGCCGAGTTCGGCGACTACGACAACGGCGCCGACGCCGTGTCCAAGGCCGTGGGCAACATGGGCATGGGCCTGCGTCGTCCCAGCGCCGACACCGCTGCTGCTTCGACCCCGGCCCCGGCGGCTGCCGAACTGCCGAGCGATTACCTGGACATCCCGGCGTTCCTGCGCCGCCAGGCTGACTGA